In Janthinobacterium sp. 67, a genomic segment contains:
- a CDS encoding tannase/feruloyl esterase family alpha/beta hydrolase: MTRCFVRYKQRPPAAAVLLACLGAIATAPSFGASFEQRCLAMADKAPPSSTSSTFRVRQAIYHAEGEPQEIRLEQGGARMAKLPAHCELIAETPARQADGQRYSLRFRLRLPSDWNNRFLFQGGGGSNGDIGDATGKLYGADDTAIERRYAVLSQDSGHDNASNNDPLRGGAMVFGSDPTARSDYGHASLKRSADAGLWLVRQYYGQKPRYNYFVGCSKGGQEGMAFAQRYPEIFDGIIASAPGFALPKAALAEAWDTRAFSRVIQAPGGAGFDVSRLHTAFNGVQLKLVREAVLDACDADDGLRDGMVADVDRCTDPKVLAQLRKKTCTAGGATAGCLSVTQIDALVESMRGPLGSAGQSLYSRWYWPSGIDSPAWRVWKIGSEDGQVPPLNVVLGGQALASVFSTPPVMLPPGPQALADYQVGLDFDSAAAKVQAVAAPFRHSAWEDISARSTDLTRFKARHGRLMVPHGESDPVFSLADTLDWFEQLNRREHGRAGEFARVFPVPGMCHCSGGPATTQFDSLAAMVDWVEHGRAPDRLEASAGPDTPWPGRTRPLCPYPQVARYRGNGDPEKAENFACTP; this comes from the coding sequence ATGACACGCTGCTTCGTTCGATACAAACAACGCCCGCCTGCCGCCGCGGTGCTGCTCGCCTGCCTGGGCGCCATCGCCACCGCACCGTCCTTCGGCGCCAGCTTCGAGCAACGTTGCCTGGCGATGGCTGACAAGGCGCCACCGTCCAGTACCTCCAGCACTTTCCGCGTGCGGCAGGCGATCTATCATGCCGAGGGCGAGCCCCAGGAAATCCGCCTGGAGCAGGGCGGCGCGCGCATGGCCAAATTGCCGGCCCACTGCGAATTGATCGCCGAGACGCCGGCGCGCCAGGCCGACGGCCAGCGTTACTCCCTGCGTTTCCGCCTGAGGCTGCCGTCGGACTGGAACAACCGTTTCCTGTTCCAGGGTGGTGGCGGCAGCAACGGCGACATCGGCGACGCCACCGGCAAGCTGTATGGCGCCGACGACACCGCCATCGAACGGCGTTACGCGGTGCTGAGCCAGGACTCCGGCCACGACAACGCCAGCAACAACGACCCGCTGCGCGGCGGAGCGATGGTGTTCGGTTCCGATCCGACCGCGCGCAGCGACTACGGCCACGCGTCGCTCAAGCGCAGCGCCGACGCCGGCCTTTGGCTGGTGCGCCAGTACTACGGACAAAAACCGCGCTATAACTATTTCGTCGGCTGTTCCAAGGGCGGGCAGGAGGGCATGGCGTTCGCCCAGCGCTACCCCGAAATATTCGATGGCATCATCGCTTCCGCACCGGGCTTCGCGCTGCCCAAGGCGGCCCTGGCGGAGGCCTGGGACACGCGCGCCTTCAGCCGTGTTATCCAGGCGCCCGGCGGCGCCGGCTTCGACGTGTCGCGCCTGCATACCGCCTTCAACGGCGTGCAGCTCAAGCTGGTGCGCGAGGCCGTCCTCGACGCCTGCGACGCCGACGATGGCCTGCGCGACGGGATGGTCGCCGACGTGGACCGCTGCACCGATCCGAAGGTGCTGGCGCAGCTGCGCAAAAAGACCTGTACGGCCGGTGGCGCGACGGCCGGCTGCCTGAGTGTGACGCAGATCGACGCGCTGGTCGAATCGATGCGCGGGCCGTTGGGCAGCGCCGGTCAGTCTCTCTATAGCCGCTGGTACTGGCCGTCCGGGATCGATAGTCCGGCGTGGCGCGTATGGAAGATCGGCTCGGAAGATGGCCAGGTGCCGCCGCTTAACGTGGTGCTGGGTGGCCAGGCGCTGGCCTCGGTGTTCAGCACGCCGCCGGTGATGTTGCCGCCGGGACCGCAGGCGCTGGCCGACTATCAGGTCGGACTTGACTTCGACAGCGCGGCGGCCAAGGTCCAGGCGGTGGCGGCGCCATTCCGGCACTCGGCCTGGGAAGACATCTCCGCGCGCTCGACCGACCTGACGCGCTTCAAGGCGCGTCACGGCCGCCTGATGGTTCCGCATGGCGAATCCGATCCGGTGTTTTCGCTGGCCGACACGCTCGACTGGTTCGAGCAGTTGAACCGGCGCGAGCATGGCCGGGCCGGCGAGTTCGCGCGGGTGTTTCCTGTGCCGGGAATGTGCCACTGCTCGGGCGGTCCGGCCACGACGCAGTTCGATTCCCTGGCGGCGATGGTGGACTGGGTGGAGCACGGCCGCGCGCCGGACCGTCTCGAGGCCAGCGCCGGACCGGACACGCCATGGCCGGGCCGGACCCGCCCACTTTGCCCGTATCCGCAAGTGGCGCGCTACCGCGGCAATGGCGATCCCGAAAAGGCGGAGAATTTCGCTTGCACGCCTTGA
- a CDS encoding alpha/beta hydrolase fold domain-containing protein, with the protein MSESDFKAVQTAPRRAFLSACGALAAAVAAHGAARAATPVSAAPGLIPLPPTVSAGWPKMFADLAAFPKPALPSPDDVEAWDALRQRLAAMFEEMSRERVAATGVRSRKDTLGGVPVIWLEPPHVRRRDCLIVYAHGGAYTLGTAGSTLLAPAQMALATGFCVVSIDYTTAPRAKWERTTDDVGKVFSALYANGYAPRRIGCFGDSAGGGLLAGALLRMRDRNIPLPAAAALWSPWADLDFQGDTLLTLATADPIVSKEALRPSRDAYVGAGERRNPYASPVYGNYSKNYPPTLVQCGLREVLLSDSVRLYQAMAAGGVAVTLDAYEGMPHVHQTMADTSPEARRAIAKTVAFLIGHVES; encoded by the coding sequence ATGAGCGAGTCCGATTTCAAGGCAGTGCAGACGGCGCCACGGCGCGCCTTTTTAAGCGCGTGCGGCGCGCTGGCGGCCGCCGTTGCGGCGCACGGAGCGGCCCGGGCGGCGACGCCAGTCTCGGCGGCGCCGGGGCTGATACCGCTGCCCCCGACGGTGTCGGCCGGCTGGCCCAAGATGTTCGCGGACCTGGCGGCCTTCCCCAAACCGGCGCTGCCGTCGCCGGACGATGTGGAAGCCTGGGATGCCCTGCGCCAGCGCCTGGCGGCGATGTTCGAGGAAATGAGCCGCGAGCGCGTCGCCGCCACCGGCGTGCGATCGCGCAAGGACACGCTCGGCGGCGTGCCGGTGATATGGCTGGAGCCGCCGCACGTGCGGCGCCGGGACTGCCTGATCGTGTATGCCCACGGCGGCGCCTACACGCTCGGCACGGCCGGCTCGACGCTGCTGGCGCCGGCGCAAATGGCGCTGGCGACGGGCTTTTGCGTCGTCTCGATCGACTACACCACGGCGCCGCGCGCGAAGTGGGAACGCACCACCGACGACGTGGGCAAGGTGTTCTCCGCACTCTACGCCAATGGCTACGCGCCGCGCCGGATCGGCTGCTTCGGCGACTCGGCCGGCGGCGGCCTGCTGGCGGGCGCCTTGCTGCGCATGCGCGACCGCAACATACCATTGCCGGCCGCCGCCGCGCTGTGGTCGCCCTGGGCCGATCTCGACTTCCAGGGCGACACCTTGCTCACCCTGGCCACCGCCGATCCCATCGTTTCCAAGGAAGCATTGCGGCCGAGCCGCGACGCCTATGTCGGCGCAGGCGAGCGGCGCAATCCGTACGCCTCGCCGGTGTATGGCAACTACAGCAAAAACTATCCGCCGACCCTGGTGCAATGCGGCTTGCGCGAGGTCTTGCTGTCGGACTCGGTGCGCTTGTACCAGGCGATGGCCGCCGGCGGCGTCGCCGTGACGCTCGATGCCTACGAGGGCATGCCGCACGTGCATCAGACGATGGCCGACACCAGCCCGGAAGCCCGGCGCGCCATCGCCAAGACGGTGGCCTTTTTAATCGGCCACGTCGAATCCTGA
- a CDS encoding GDSL-type esterase/lipase family protein, whose product MTTHLTTLARRRLAAAAAALCCALPAAAATPSPNTQGMVEAPCDGLPALPDVPRALVDMFIEPGAMRPAELERLLTGPVMAQRARAEETRRQLDWPDLCRYAAANAVVKAAGTAVDGVFLGDSITELWSESAARVFGDRWLNRGIAGQTSPQILLRFAADVVALRPRFVHLMAGTNDIAGNTGPTSARRYQDNIEAMVAIAKRQGIAVLLASIPPAASMPWRPSPGTPARIESLNRWLKALAVTEGLVYVDYHAVLAAPDGAFRADFSNDGVHPNNRGYARMKSVLESALSRLPEKGSSTGRAATPTVKE is encoded by the coding sequence ATGACGACTCACTTGACAACTCTGGCGCGTAGGCGCCTGGCCGCCGCTGCCGCCGCGCTGTGCTGCGCGCTGCCGGCGGCCGCCGCGACGCCATCCCCGAACACGCAAGGCATGGTCGAGGCACCTTGCGACGGCTTGCCGGCGCTGCCCGACGTGCCGCGCGCGCTGGTCGACATGTTCATCGAGCCCGGCGCCATGCGTCCCGCCGAACTGGAGCGCCTGCTTACCGGACCGGTCATGGCGCAGCGGGCGCGGGCCGAGGAGACGCGGCGCCAGCTCGACTGGCCGGACCTGTGCCGCTACGCCGCCGCCAACGCCGTCGTGAAGGCGGCCGGCACCGCCGTCGACGGTGTCTTCCTGGGCGACTCGATTACCGAGTTGTGGTCCGAGTCGGCGGCCCGGGTGTTCGGCGACCGCTGGCTCAATCGCGGCATCGCGGGACAGACCTCGCCGCAGATCCTGTTGCGCTTTGCCGCCGACGTGGTGGCGTTGCGGCCCCGTTTCGTCCACCTCATGGCGGGCACCAACGATATCGCCGGCAACACCGGTCCCACTTCGGCGCGGCGCTATCAGGACAACATCGAGGCCATGGTGGCGATCGCCAAGCGTCAGGGCATAGCCGTGCTGCTGGCGAGCATCCCGCCGGCGGCCAGCATGCCCTGGCGGCCCAGTCCCGGCACGCCGGCGCGCATCGAGTCGCTGAACCGCTGGCTCAAGGCGCTGGCGGTCACCGAGGGCCTGGTCTACGTCGACTACCATGCCGTGCTGGCGGCGCCGGATGGCGCGTTCCGCGCGGACTTTTCGAACGATGGCGTCCATCCGAACAACCGGGGCTATGCGCGCATGAAAAGCGTGCTGGAATCGGCGCTCAGCCGATTGCCCGAGAAGGGATCGTCAACCGGGCGCGCCGCCACACCTACCGTCAAGGAGTAA
- a CDS encoding alpha/beta hydrolase, which translates to MLSKVFRPAIRSPEVGGDGSLIFRVEAPAARQVRVELDALAVPLPLDRAADGIWRGSSPVLPPDLYCYRLVIDGVSVLDPANPWIKPSSTGLGESMVLLPGQPDAAALPWQHGDVPRGLVARHSYRSAAIGGDREFHVYTPPGYDRRSGRAYPVLYMLHGLGDTAGAWFNAGRADVMLDALIHDGRCRPMLVVCPSGHCDPGMASDLPPPSAGVALRNIELLGASLLDEVLPLVERSYSVDVGRRGRAVGGLSMGGAQALFVGLNAPHRFAHVGAFSPATFMFEGDFEACLRQAPSPVAVPHLSLSCGRDDFLFDDVRGFADWLAARGVAHRWQVVDGAHAWPVWRRNFIDFVATLFNEDHHDDSLDNSGA; encoded by the coding sequence ATGCTAAGTAAAGTCTTTCGGCCAGCCATCCGTTCGCCCGAAGTGGGCGGCGACGGCTCGCTGATTTTCCGGGTGGAGGCGCCGGCGGCGCGTCAGGTGCGGGTCGAGCTCGACGCGCTGGCGGTGCCGCTGCCGCTGGACCGCGCCGCCGACGGCATCTGGCGCGGCAGCAGCCCGGTGCTGCCGCCAGACCTGTATTGCTACCGGCTCGTCATCGACGGCGTGTCCGTACTCGACCCCGCCAACCCGTGGATCAAGCCGTCCAGCACGGGCCTGGGGGAGAGCATGGTCTTGCTGCCGGGCCAGCCCGACGCCGCTGCGTTGCCGTGGCAGCATGGCGACGTGCCGCGCGGGCTGGTGGCGCGCCATAGTTACCGCTCCGCCGCCATCGGCGGCGACCGCGAGTTCCACGTCTACACCCCGCCCGGTTATGACCGGCGTTCCGGCCGCGCCTACCCGGTGCTGTATATGCTGCATGGCCTGGGTGATACCGCCGGCGCCTGGTTCAACGCCGGCCGCGCCGACGTCATGCTCGACGCGCTGATTCACGACGGCCGCTGCCGGCCCATGCTGGTGGTATGCCCGTCCGGGCATTGCGATCCAGGCATGGCCAGCGACCTGCCGCCGCCGTCCGCCGGGGTAGCGCTGCGCAATATCGAGCTGTTGGGCGCCAGTCTGCTCGACGAGGTGTTGCCGCTGGTCGAGCGGAGCTACTCGGTCGATGTCGGGCGGCGGGGCAGGGCGGTCGGCGGCTTGTCGATGGGCGGCGCGCAGGCGCTGTTCGTCGGTCTGAACGCGCCGCACCGCTTTGCCCATGTCGGCGCGTTCAGCCCCGCCACCTTCATGTTCGAGGGCGACTTCGAGGCCTGCCTGCGGCAGGCGCCATCGCCGGTGGCGGTGCCGCACCTGTCCCTCAGTTGCGGGCGCGACGACTTTTTGTTCGACGACGTCCGTGGCTTCGCCGACTGGCTGGCCGCACGCGGCGTCGCGCACCGTTGGCAAGTGGTCGATGGCGCGCATGCATGGCCCGTCTGGCGGCGCAATTTCATCGATTTTGTCGCTACATTATTTAATGAGGATCATCATGACGACTCACTTGACAACTCTGGCGCGTAG